A DNA window from Aquarana catesbeiana isolate 2022-GZ linkage group LG01, ASM4218655v1, whole genome shotgun sequence contains the following coding sequences:
- the ISL1 gene encoding insulin gene enhancer protein ISL-1 isoform X4: MGDMGDPPKKKRLISLCVGCGNQIHDQYILRVSPDLEWHAACLKCAECNQYLDETCTCFVRDGKTYCKRDYIRLYGIKCAKCNIGFSKNDFVMRARSKVYHIECFRCVACSRQLIPGDEFALREDGLFCRADHDVVERASLGAGDPLSPLHPARPLQMAEPISARQPALRPHVHKQPEKTTRVRTVLNEKQLHTLRTCYAANPRPDALMKEQLVEMTGLSPRVIRVWFQNKRCKDKKRSILMKQIQQQQPNDKTNIQGMTGTPMVASSPERHDGGLQANPVEVQSYQPPWKVLSDFALQSDIDQPAFQQLVNFSEGGPGSNSTGSEVASMSSQLPDTPNSMVASPIEA; the protein is encoded by the exons ATGGGAGACATGGGAGACCCTCCAAAAA aaaaacgaCTAATTTCACTGTGTGTCGGCTGCGGAAATCAAATTCACGACCAATATATACTGAGGGTATCTCCAGACCTGGAATGGCATGCAGCATGTCTCAAGTGTGCTGAATGCAACCAATATTTAGACGAAACTTGCACGTGCTTTGTTAGGGATGGCAAAACGTACTGTAAAAGGGACTATATCAG GTTGTATGGGATCAAGTGTGCCAAGTGCAATATCGGCTTCAGTAAGAATGACTTTGTGATGAGGGCCCGCTCCAAGGTCTATCACATCGAATGTTTCCGCTGCGTGGCCTGCAGCCGCCAGCTCATCCCCGGGGACGAATTCGCTCTGCGGGAGGACGGTCTCTTCTGTCGGGCAGACCACGATGTGGTGGAAAGGGCCAGTCTGGGGGCCGGGGACCCCCTCAGTCCGCTGCATCCGGCCAGACCCCTGCAGATGGCAG AACCCATTTCTGCCCGGCAGCCGGCCCTCAGGCCTCATGTCCACAAGCAGCCCGAGAAGACCACCCGGGTCCGGACGGTCCTTAACGAGAAGCAACTTCACACCTTGCGGACCTGCTACGCCGCCAACCCCCGACCGGACGCACTGATGAAGGAGCAGCTGGTGGAGATGACCGGTCTCAGTCCTCGGGTCATCAGGGTCTGGTTCCAGAATAAGAGGTGTAAAGACAAGAAGAGGAGCATCCTGATGAAACAAATACAGCAGCAACAGCCCAACGACAAAACG AATATTCAAGGGATGACAGGGACCCCTATGGTGGCTTCCAGTCCCGAAAGACATGATGGTGGTTTGCAGGCTAACCCAGTAGAGGTGCAGAGCTACCAGCCCCCATGGAAGGTCCTCAGTGACTTTGCCTTGCAGAGTGACATTGATCAGCCGGCATTCCAACAACTG GTTAATTTTTCAGAAGGGGGACCAGGCTCCAACTCCACTGGAAGTGAGGTGGCCTCCATGTCTTCTCAGCTCCCAGATACTCCAAACAGCATGGTAGCCAGCCCCATCGAAGCATGA
- the ISL1 gene encoding insulin gene enhancer protein ISL-1 isoform X2, with amino-acid sequence MGDMGDPPKKKRLISLCVGCGNQIHDQYILRVSPDLEWHAACLKCAECNQYLDETCTCFVRDGKTYCKRDYIRLYGIKCAKCNIGFSKNDFVMRARSKVYHIECFRCVACSRQLIPGDEFALREDGLFCRADHDVVERASLGAGDPLSPLHPARPLQMAEPISARQPALRPHVHKQPEKTTRVRTVLNEKQLHTLRTCYAANPRPDALMKEQLVEMTGLSPRVIRVWFQNKRCKDKKRSILMKQIQQQQPNDKTNIQGMTGTPMVASSPERHDGGLQANPVEVQSYQPPWKVLSDFALQSDIDQPAFQQLACFSQVNFSEGGPGSNSTGSEVASMSSQLPDTPNSMVASPIEA; translated from the exons ATGGGAGACATGGGAGACCCTCCAAAAA aaaaacgaCTAATTTCACTGTGTGTCGGCTGCGGAAATCAAATTCACGACCAATATATACTGAGGGTATCTCCAGACCTGGAATGGCATGCAGCATGTCTCAAGTGTGCTGAATGCAACCAATATTTAGACGAAACTTGCACGTGCTTTGTTAGGGATGGCAAAACGTACTGTAAAAGGGACTATATCAG GTTGTATGGGATCAAGTGTGCCAAGTGCAATATCGGCTTCAGTAAGAATGACTTTGTGATGAGGGCCCGCTCCAAGGTCTATCACATCGAATGTTTCCGCTGCGTGGCCTGCAGCCGCCAGCTCATCCCCGGGGACGAATTCGCTCTGCGGGAGGACGGTCTCTTCTGTCGGGCAGACCACGATGTGGTGGAAAGGGCCAGTCTGGGGGCCGGGGACCCCCTCAGTCCGCTGCATCCGGCCAGACCCCTGCAGATGGCAG AACCCATTTCTGCCCGGCAGCCGGCCCTCAGGCCTCATGTCCACAAGCAGCCCGAGAAGACCACCCGGGTCCGGACGGTCCTTAACGAGAAGCAACTTCACACCTTGCGGACCTGCTACGCCGCCAACCCCCGACCGGACGCACTGATGAAGGAGCAGCTGGTGGAGATGACCGGTCTCAGTCCTCGGGTCATCAGGGTCTGGTTCCAGAATAAGAGGTGTAAAGACAAGAAGAGGAGCATCCTGATGAAACAAATACAGCAGCAACAGCCCAACGACAAAACG AATATTCAAGGGATGACAGGGACCCCTATGGTGGCTTCCAGTCCCGAAAGACATGATGGTGGTTTGCAGGCTAACCCAGTAGAGGTGCAGAGCTACCAGCCCCCATGGAAGGTCCTCAGTGACTTTGCCTTGCAGAGTGACATTGATCAGCCGGCATTCCAACAACTG GCCTGTTTCTCACAGGTTAATTTTTCAGAAGGGGGACCAGGCTCCAACTCCACTGGAAGTGAGGTGGCCTCCATGTCTTCTCAGCTCCCAGATACTCCAAACAGCATGGTAGCCAGCCCCATCGAAGCATGA
- the ISL1 gene encoding insulin gene enhancer protein ISL-1 isoform X1, whose protein sequence is MGDMGDPPKKKRLISLCVGCGNQIHDQYILRVSPDLEWHAACLKCAECNQYLDETCTCFVRDGKTYCKRDYIRLYGIKCAKCNIGFSKNDFVMRARSKVYHIECFRCVACSRQLIPGDEFALREDGLFCRADHDVVERASLGAGDPLSPLHPARPLQMAAEPISARQPALRPHVHKQPEKTTRVRTVLNEKQLHTLRTCYAANPRPDALMKEQLVEMTGLSPRVIRVWFQNKRCKDKKRSILMKQIQQQQPNDKTNIQGMTGTPMVASSPERHDGGLQANPVEVQSYQPPWKVLSDFALQSDIDQPAFQQLACFSQVNFSEGGPGSNSTGSEVASMSSQLPDTPNSMVASPIEA, encoded by the exons ATGGGAGACATGGGAGACCCTCCAAAAA aaaaacgaCTAATTTCACTGTGTGTCGGCTGCGGAAATCAAATTCACGACCAATATATACTGAGGGTATCTCCAGACCTGGAATGGCATGCAGCATGTCTCAAGTGTGCTGAATGCAACCAATATTTAGACGAAACTTGCACGTGCTTTGTTAGGGATGGCAAAACGTACTGTAAAAGGGACTATATCAG GTTGTATGGGATCAAGTGTGCCAAGTGCAATATCGGCTTCAGTAAGAATGACTTTGTGATGAGGGCCCGCTCCAAGGTCTATCACATCGAATGTTTCCGCTGCGTGGCCTGCAGCCGCCAGCTCATCCCCGGGGACGAATTCGCTCTGCGGGAGGACGGTCTCTTCTGTCGGGCAGACCACGATGTGGTGGAAAGGGCCAGTCTGGGGGCCGGGGACCCCCTCAGTCCGCTGCATCCGGCCAGACCCCTGCAGATGGCAG CAGAACCCATTTCTGCCCGGCAGCCGGCCCTCAGGCCTCATGTCCACAAGCAGCCCGAGAAGACCACCCGGGTCCGGACGGTCCTTAACGAGAAGCAACTTCACACCTTGCGGACCTGCTACGCCGCCAACCCCCGACCGGACGCACTGATGAAGGAGCAGCTGGTGGAGATGACCGGTCTCAGTCCTCGGGTCATCAGGGTCTGGTTCCAGAATAAGAGGTGTAAAGACAAGAAGAGGAGCATCCTGATGAAACAAATACAGCAGCAACAGCCCAACGACAAAACG AATATTCAAGGGATGACAGGGACCCCTATGGTGGCTTCCAGTCCCGAAAGACATGATGGTGGTTTGCAGGCTAACCCAGTAGAGGTGCAGAGCTACCAGCCCCCATGGAAGGTCCTCAGTGACTTTGCCTTGCAGAGTGACATTGATCAGCCGGCATTCCAACAACTG GCCTGTTTCTCACAGGTTAATTTTTCAGAAGGGGGACCAGGCTCCAACTCCACTGGAAGTGAGGTGGCCTCCATGTCTTCTCAGCTCCCAGATACTCCAAACAGCATGGTAGCCAGCCCCATCGAAGCATGA
- the ISL1 gene encoding insulin gene enhancer protein ISL-1 isoform X3: MGDMGDPPKKKRLISLCVGCGNQIHDQYILRVSPDLEWHAACLKCAECNQYLDETCTCFVRDGKTYCKRDYIRLYGIKCAKCNIGFSKNDFVMRARSKVYHIECFRCVACSRQLIPGDEFALREDGLFCRADHDVVERASLGAGDPLSPLHPARPLQMAAEPISARQPALRPHVHKQPEKTTRVRTVLNEKQLHTLRTCYAANPRPDALMKEQLVEMTGLSPRVIRVWFQNKRCKDKKRSILMKQIQQQQPNDKTNIQGMTGTPMVASSPERHDGGLQANPVEVQSYQPPWKVLSDFALQSDIDQPAFQQLVNFSEGGPGSNSTGSEVASMSSQLPDTPNSMVASPIEA; encoded by the exons ATGGGAGACATGGGAGACCCTCCAAAAA aaaaacgaCTAATTTCACTGTGTGTCGGCTGCGGAAATCAAATTCACGACCAATATATACTGAGGGTATCTCCAGACCTGGAATGGCATGCAGCATGTCTCAAGTGTGCTGAATGCAACCAATATTTAGACGAAACTTGCACGTGCTTTGTTAGGGATGGCAAAACGTACTGTAAAAGGGACTATATCAG GTTGTATGGGATCAAGTGTGCCAAGTGCAATATCGGCTTCAGTAAGAATGACTTTGTGATGAGGGCCCGCTCCAAGGTCTATCACATCGAATGTTTCCGCTGCGTGGCCTGCAGCCGCCAGCTCATCCCCGGGGACGAATTCGCTCTGCGGGAGGACGGTCTCTTCTGTCGGGCAGACCACGATGTGGTGGAAAGGGCCAGTCTGGGGGCCGGGGACCCCCTCAGTCCGCTGCATCCGGCCAGACCCCTGCAGATGGCAG CAGAACCCATTTCTGCCCGGCAGCCGGCCCTCAGGCCTCATGTCCACAAGCAGCCCGAGAAGACCACCCGGGTCCGGACGGTCCTTAACGAGAAGCAACTTCACACCTTGCGGACCTGCTACGCCGCCAACCCCCGACCGGACGCACTGATGAAGGAGCAGCTGGTGGAGATGACCGGTCTCAGTCCTCGGGTCATCAGGGTCTGGTTCCAGAATAAGAGGTGTAAAGACAAGAAGAGGAGCATCCTGATGAAACAAATACAGCAGCAACAGCCCAACGACAAAACG AATATTCAAGGGATGACAGGGACCCCTATGGTGGCTTCCAGTCCCGAAAGACATGATGGTGGTTTGCAGGCTAACCCAGTAGAGGTGCAGAGCTACCAGCCCCCATGGAAGGTCCTCAGTGACTTTGCCTTGCAGAGTGACATTGATCAGCCGGCATTCCAACAACTG GTTAATTTTTCAGAAGGGGGACCAGGCTCCAACTCCACTGGAAGTGAGGTGGCCTCCATGTCTTCTCAGCTCCCAGATACTCCAAACAGCATGGTAGCCAGCCCCATCGAAGCATGA